The Rhipicephalus sanguineus isolate Rsan-2018 chromosome 7, BIME_Rsan_1.4, whole genome shotgun sequence genome includes a window with the following:
- the LOC119400525 gene encoding zinc finger HIT domain-containing protein 2 produces the protein MQECAPRPCKFCESALARYTCPRCNCGYCSIKCYKDARHQGCSEDFYKDCVQTYLRMEQANPETQKKMVDILKAVQNEEEEGDEQETDEVATLVQQLEQTDIDPETAWSYLTPDERQEFERMVQTGDVGKLVPLWKPWWEEKALVTEVTAEECSAPAVQPLSALTSKAPAACVVNSVLNILCSYVHVIRLYNGEMVPQSAEEFLGVSLVLTDDAVYGTPAEAVQAVLQKVVMTQSVAATDELPSLLGAFRKFLGSPQLKDNALRALDETRSVFDAAAREPECKKELKQKLRRATKKVEYMMSWTVEYGDKLLSCLNDIDVEALAVAENMSTFQDACKAVEEQRNKTSKPRVLIEELN, from the coding sequence ATGCAGGAGTGCGCACCAAGGCCGTGCAAgttctgcgagtctgcgctcgcGAGGTACACTTGCCCGAGGTGCAACTGCGGCTACTGCTCCATCAAATGTTACAAGGATGCCAGGCATCAAGGCTGCAGTGAGGACTTCTACAAGGACTGCGTCCAGACCTACTTGCGCATGGAGCAGGCCAACCCCGAAACCCAGAAAAAGATGGTGGACATTCTTAAGGCCGTccagaacgaagaagaagaaggcgacGAACAGGAAACCGACGAAGTGGCCACTCTCGTCCAACAACTGGAACAGACCGACATCGATCCCGAAACTGCCTGGAGCTATCTGACCCCAGACGAGAGGCAAGAGTTCGAACGCATGGTCCAGACGGGTGATGTCGGAAAGCTGGTTCCGCTGTGGAAGCCGTGGTGGGAGGAAAAGGCTCTCGTCACCGAAGTGACGGCGGAAGAGTGCTCCGCGCCAGCCGTCCAGCCTCTCAGCGCGTTGACGAGCAAGGCGCCCGCAGCGTGTGTCGTGAACAGTGTGCTGAACATTTTGTGTAGTTACGTTCACGTCATAAGGCTCTACAATGGGGAGATGGTTCCGCAGAGCGCGGAAGAGTTCCTTGGTGTCAGCTTAGTCTTGACAGACGATGCTGTTTATGGCACCCCGGCCGAAGCCGTTCAGGCCGTCCTGCAAAAGGTCGTCATGACTCAAAGTGTGGCCGCCACCGATGAGCTCCCGTCTCTGCTCGGAGCTTTCCGGAAGTTCCTCGGTAGTCCGCAGTTGAAGGACAACGCGTTGAGAGCTTTGGACGAAACTCGTAGTGTATTTGACGCAGCAGCAAGAGAACCCGAATGCAAGAAGGAGCTGAAACAAAAGCTTCGACGAGCCACCAAGAAAGTCGAGTACATGATGTCGTGGACAGTTGAGTACGGCGATAAGCTGCTGTCATGCCTAAACGACATCGATGTTGAAGCTCTCGCAGTTGCCGAGAACATGTCAACATTTCAGGATGCGTGCAAGGCAGTCGAAGAACAGAGGAATAAGACCTCAAAGCCACGAGTGCTGATTGAAGAGTTAAACTAG
- the LOC119400526 gene encoding rRNA methyltransferase 2, mitochondrial — protein sequence MEALARFPRQHASQSLRRTLHASAAQLKVQPQNLKGKSKASQDWLTRHLNDPYVKQSRYDNYRARSAYKLAEIDDKYHILKPGYNVVECGAAPGAWTQVIVERINANGTDFNTARGTVVSLDLLPIDPIPGATFLPNTDILKPESTAKVLKCLDGKSANAVLSDMAPNASGVKSLDHEAVVALSYAALILSFRVLGVGGSFLCKIWNGSEAVKLSDDIKRFFTFVNYVKPPASRKDSGEIYILGREFKGAEVKK from the exons ATGGAAGCTCTTGCGCGTTTTCCGAGGCAACATGCTTCGCAGAGTTTGCGGCGTACTTTACACGCGAGCGCCGCGCAGTTGAAAGTTCAGCCGCAGAACTTGAAAGGCAAGAGCAAAGCATCGCAGGACTGGCTGACGAGGCACCTCAATGACCCGTACGTGAAACAGTCGCGGTACGACAACTATCGAGCGAGGAGCGCTTACAAGCTTGCGGAGATCGACGACAAGTACCACATCCTCAAACCTGGCTACAACGTCGTGGAATGCGGGGCAGCTCCTGGAGCCTGGACACAAGTTATCGTGGAAAGGATCAACGCCAACGGGACAG ATTTCAACACTGCAAGAGGAACGGTCGTTAGCTTAGACCTTCTGCCTATTGACCCTATACCCGGTGCGACCTTCCTACCCAACACGGACATTCTGAAGCCAGAGTCCACAGCAAAagtcttgaaatgcctcgacggcAAATCTGCCAACGCTGTACTCAGCGACATGGCACCGAATGCCAGTGGTGTGAAATCTCTTGACCACGAGGCGGTCGTTGCACTTTCGTACGCGGCTCTCATTCTCTCCTTCAGAGTTCTCGGCGTCGGCGGTTCATTCCTGTGCAAGATCTGGAACGGCAGCGAGGCAGTCAAGCTCTCCGACGACATCAAGAGGTTCTTCACGTTTGTGAACTACGTGAAGCCGCCGGCAAGTCGCAAGGATTCCGGCGAGATTTACATCTTGGGCCGAGAGTTTAAGGGAGCCGAAGTCAAGAAGTAG